One genomic region from Sphingobacterium multivorum encodes:
- a CDS encoding glycoside hydrolase family 2 TIM barrel-domain containing protein, which produces MNSRSFSLTLLAAIPLLFAPFFLSAQNIKSQELSLAGKWYYATDIADEGLLKKWYLGNLQDQYLGNINFVKEPGVQYHFEPAMDNETTLPNTSDLIGIGIADQSPWINYLQRKHKYIGKIWFQKLVDIPKSFEHYTSELYLERVKWQSRVWVDGVEATAPADGLVTAHRHNLGQLSPGKHLISICVDNRMIHPIGDKGHNYTEQTESIWNGIIGEIKLVRKPKVYFDRVRLFSDLKKKSLTLQCEIANPTAKTQKAAFEIRIWNQDNKLVNTFHFDRQLGKDSTSTAFTVIPKEFELWSSQHPNLYYAELNMFVDGQEQYSGRIGYGNREIGTTPYKILINGLPEFIRGNQEALGYPVTGHPPMDVETWRKIFQKYKDYGLNQVRFHSSTPPEAAFQAADELGIYIMTELIWMTSVNAKKDLRPISATTGIPQGLGNSDRSLDTFVYQETKRLLAQFGNHPSFAFFAFGNEMDNINKEKVNQWIHTFKNDDPRRLYAATTARAVLPNDDFQDSHIVPGHGQVVNNDDFSLITNYDSAYVYTKVPIIAHELGQYPVYPLWSEIDKYANTPFRFVNLEKARQLAIKNHTVQQDSLFHKASGAFQQLLYKSEIERQFRSKYSAGFNLLQMNDYTGQGEALVGWLDAFYDSKGITTPSAFRQHSNKLVVLAELNKRIYKPGDPLKFTFKINNSVPEITKEGIHWQLIGPNNTMKAQGKLATQKLQLATPVDIGQGQIQIGSDWEAGKYTFCGETLDHNFKNTWEIWVYPSEVTPTSSIIVTRDAAEALTHLKNAEKVLLIADHPKDGGQDYASFKPVFWSTLFFPGKGSKTLGAIIDNKHPLFAHFPTDDYLNWNWRDICNNGHGIILRDSMAQLHPLVQPVNDFHASLKIATLLEAQVGKGKLIISGYDLTNDLANRPAAQQLLNSILLYMESDKFIPKNLISESWLTTQFQPSENTSKANITAIVQGRNIRMPAYFHYKEIGKNKFSFSSDRVVIGKLRFRIQSLNKKSGTVNLDIEGRKSTFDITKPDGQWIEVQFFREDLDDQIFMVNLADDTNLTITAIEINVD; this is translated from the coding sequence ATGAATTCCAGATCATTTTCTCTTACACTGCTGGCGGCAATACCATTATTATTTGCTCCATTTTTTTTATCAGCTCAAAACATCAAATCGCAGGAACTTTCATTGGCTGGAAAATGGTACTACGCAACCGATATTGCCGATGAAGGTCTATTAAAAAAGTGGTACCTGGGGAACCTCCAAGATCAGTATCTCGGGAATATTAACTTTGTTAAAGAGCCCGGAGTTCAATACCATTTTGAGCCTGCTATGGACAACGAGACCACATTGCCCAATACAAGCGATCTAATTGGTATAGGCATAGCGGATCAATCCCCCTGGATCAATTATCTACAGCGAAAACATAAGTATATTGGCAAGATCTGGTTTCAAAAATTGGTCGACATCCCCAAAAGTTTCGAGCACTACACGAGTGAACTCTATCTTGAGCGCGTTAAATGGCAAAGTCGCGTATGGGTTGACGGCGTAGAAGCCACTGCCCCAGCGGATGGATTGGTCACTGCGCATCGTCATAATCTTGGTCAACTTAGTCCTGGAAAACACCTCATCAGTATCTGTGTCGACAACCGTATGATCCACCCTATTGGTGACAAAGGGCATAACTATACCGAACAAACAGAAAGTATCTGGAATGGAATTATCGGTGAAATCAAACTGGTTCGAAAACCCAAGGTCTACTTTGACCGCGTTCGGCTGTTCTCCGATCTGAAGAAAAAGTCGTTAACACTTCAATGTGAAATCGCCAACCCTACAGCAAAAACCCAAAAAGCAGCTTTTGAAATCCGTATATGGAATCAAGACAATAAGCTTGTGAATACATTTCATTTCGATCGACAATTGGGAAAAGATTCCACGTCAACAGCATTTACTGTTATTCCAAAGGAATTTGAATTGTGGAGCTCACAACATCCCAACTTATATTATGCGGAGCTCAACATGTTTGTTGATGGACAAGAGCAATACTCAGGTCGGATAGGTTATGGTAACCGAGAAATAGGTACCACTCCGTACAAAATTCTTATCAATGGTCTTCCTGAATTTATCCGAGGAAACCAAGAAGCATTAGGATATCCAGTCACAGGACATCCGCCAATGGATGTGGAAACATGGCGTAAAATATTTCAAAAATATAAGGACTATGGCCTCAATCAGGTGCGCTTTCATTCGAGTACTCCTCCAGAGGCGGCATTTCAAGCAGCCGATGAACTTGGTATATACATTATGACGGAACTTATCTGGATGACCTCAGTCAATGCGAAAAAAGATCTACGTCCCATCAGTGCAACGACCGGTATTCCCCAGGGTTTAGGAAATTCAGACAGATCACTCGATACCTTCGTCTACCAGGAAACAAAACGACTGCTTGCCCAATTTGGCAACCACCCTTCATTTGCTTTCTTTGCATTTGGCAATGAAATGGACAACATCAATAAAGAAAAAGTTAATCAGTGGATCCATACATTCAAAAACGATGACCCCAGACGCCTATACGCTGCTACAACGGCCAGAGCGGTATTACCGAACGACGATTTTCAAGATAGTCATATTGTACCCGGGCATGGTCAGGTGGTGAACAACGACGACTTTTCGCTCATAACAAATTATGACAGCGCCTATGTGTATACGAAAGTGCCGATCATTGCCCATGAGCTTGGACAATACCCGGTTTATCCGCTATGGTCTGAAATCGACAAATATGCCAACACACCATTTCGCTTTGTCAATCTGGAAAAAGCGCGTCAGCTGGCGATAAAAAATCATACTGTTCAACAAGACAGCTTATTTCACAAAGCCTCAGGAGCCTTCCAACAACTTTTGTATAAGTCTGAAATAGAACGACAATTTCGTTCAAAATATAGCGCCGGGTTCAACCTCCTTCAGATGAATGACTACACCGGCCAAGGTGAAGCTCTTGTTGGATGGCTAGATGCTTTTTATGATAGTAAAGGCATTACAACACCTTCAGCCTTCAGACAGCATAGTAATAAACTTGTCGTACTGGCCGAATTGAACAAAAGGATTTATAAACCCGGAGATCCCCTAAAGTTTACCTTTAAAATCAACAACAGCGTTCCAGAAATTACCAAGGAAGGAATCCACTGGCAACTTATCGGACCAAATAATACCATGAAAGCACAAGGTAAACTTGCCACCCAAAAACTTCAACTCGCTACACCGGTTGACATTGGCCAAGGACAAATCCAGATCGGTTCCGACTGGGAGGCGGGAAAATATACGTTCTGTGGCGAAACCTTGGACCACAACTTCAAAAACACCTGGGAAATATGGGTCTACCCAAGTGAAGTTACTCCAACTTCTTCCATCATCGTCACTCGTGATGCTGCGGAAGCTTTGACTCACCTGAAAAATGCTGAAAAAGTATTGTTAATTGCCGATCACCCCAAAGATGGTGGTCAAGATTACGCTTCGTTTAAACCCGTATTTTGGTCGACCTTATTCTTCCCAGGAAAGGGGTCCAAAACACTCGGCGCAATCATTGATAACAAGCACCCTTTGTTTGCACATTTCCCAACAGATGATTATCTAAACTGGAATTGGCGCGACATCTGTAACAATGGACATGGGATTATCTTACGTGATAGCATGGCGCAATTACACCCTTTAGTCCAACCTGTAAATGACTTTCATGCGAGCTTGAAAATTGCCACCTTACTTGAAGCACAAGTAGGGAAAGGGAAACTGATCATTTCCGGGTATGACCTCACCAATGATCTCGCAAATCGTCCAGCAGCACAACAATTACTTAATAGCATTCTCCTGTATATGGAAAGCGACAAGTTTATCCCCAAAAACCTTATTTCAGAATCCTGGCTAACGACACAGTTTCAGCCTTCAGAAAATACGTCAAAAGCAAATATTACAGCGATAGTACAGGGACGAAATATTCGGATGCCTGCCTACTTTCACTACAAAGAAATTGGAAAAAATAAGTTCTCTTTCTCAAGTGATCGCGTTGTGATCGGAAAACTCAGATTTCGGATCCAATCCCTTAACAAAAAGAGTGGAACGGTGAATTTGGATATCGAAGGCCGAAAATCAACTTTTGATATCACAAAACCCGATGGACAATGGATCGAAGTACAGTTCTTTAGGGAAGATCTCGATGACCAGATCTTTATGGTCAACTTGGCAGATGATACAAACCTAACGATTACAGCTATCGAAATAAATGTAGATTAG
- a CDS encoding MBL fold metallo-hydrolase: MVQAYSLYEGSFSVDKSRKFIPFDPLIDDPKDRPGAMFIHVHPFLIQTNAGLVLCDTGLGYADDSGVLQLHHNIRKAGFEPEDVKYVLMSHLHKDHAGGMVTFENGMGRIAFPEAEYIVQRGEWEDAYSGISSSYRTEIFDVIQRSGNLVLVEGEGRINAEISYALNGGHTAHHQAFHIQTGDQHYFFGGDVLPEPEEIFHNYVAKYDFDGRRSKALRQEYWAEGAAAGWIFLFYHSKNITIGRSQLREDGSYKLIDAKS, translated from the coding sequence ATGGTGCAGGCTTATTCTTTATATGAAGGTTCTTTTTCCGTAGATAAGAGTAGAAAATTTATTCCCTTTGACCCCCTGATAGATGACCCTAAGGACCGACCCGGTGCGATGTTTATCCATGTCCATCCCTTCTTGATCCAAACGAATGCCGGACTTGTGCTCTGTGATACCGGTCTTGGCTATGCCGATGATAGTGGCGTGCTACAACTGCATCATAATATCCGTAAGGCTGGCTTTGAACCGGAAGATGTAAAATATGTACTGATGTCTCATCTTCATAAGGATCATGCTGGAGGGATGGTCACATTTGAAAACGGAATGGGACGCATCGCATTTCCCGAAGCCGAATATATTGTTCAGCGTGGCGAATGGGAAGATGCCTATTCAGGTATCTCCAGTTCGTACAGGACCGAGATTTTTGATGTGATTCAACGCAGTGGAAATTTAGTTCTGGTGGAAGGTGAAGGAAGAATAAATGCAGAAATCAGCTATGCGCTCAATGGAGGACATACAGCGCATCATCAGGCATTTCATATTCAAACAGGCGATCAGCACTATTTCTTTGGTGGAGATGTATTACCTGAGCCCGAAGAAATTTTCCATAATTATGTCGCCAAATATGATTTTGATGGTCGGCGCTCCAAAGCGTTGCGTCAGGAGTATTGGGCTGAAGGTGCAGCAGCAGGCTGGATTTTTTTATTTTACCATTCAAAAAATATCACCATTGGCCGTAGTCAGCTCCGGGAAGATGGAAGCTATAAACTGATTGATGCGAAGTCGTAG
- the recJ gene encoding single-stranded-DNA-specific exonuclease RecJ has product MQKRWVLKSKTDVKITNKLREELNINTVLAELLVSRGVETFDESKQFFRPQLSDLHDPFLMRDMEKAITRIIQAIGNKEKILIYGDYDVDGTTAVAVVYSFFREFHSQLEFYIPDRYAEGYGISTQGIDYAKANGFSLIIALDCGIKAIDKIDYANSKGIDFIIGDHHLPGEELPKAYAVLDPKRADCEYPYKELSGCGIGFKIIQAFILTNGMDINACYQFLDLVAVSIASDIVPITGENRILSHFGLIKLNTNPCVGLKALIDLSNNRTKIFTVNDIVFQIGPRINAAGRIDHAKDAVKLLISKSLQEAKDFSSSIDDQNNVRKDFDLKITEEALALIEDNVLLKSRKSTVLYKADWHKGVIGIVASRLTEKYYRPTIILTETNGHIAGSCRSVLGFDLYEALSECADLLEQFGGHKYAAGLTMSLDNVTLFQDRFEEVVSRRISPEMLTQEILIDAKLALKDIDAKFFRILQQFEPFGPQNESPIFLSKKVNAVGQAFIVGTNHLKMTVVQEDSPSFDCIGFGLAEHITHINSGQSFDICYSIEENVWRNKRNLQLNIKGIKY; this is encoded by the coding sequence ATGCAAAAAAGGTGGGTACTAAAATCTAAAACTGATGTCAAAATAACCAACAAACTGCGCGAGGAATTAAACATCAACACTGTATTGGCAGAGTTGCTCGTGAGCAGAGGAGTGGAGACTTTTGACGAATCAAAGCAGTTTTTTAGGCCTCAATTATCGGATTTGCACGATCCATTTTTGATGCGGGACATGGAAAAAGCCATCACCCGGATCATCCAAGCCATTGGCAACAAAGAAAAAATACTCATCTATGGAGACTATGATGTAGATGGTACAACAGCTGTTGCCGTTGTTTATAGTTTTTTCAGGGAATTTCATAGCCAACTGGAGTTTTATATTCCAGACCGCTATGCCGAAGGCTATGGAATCTCCACACAGGGTATTGATTATGCCAAAGCAAATGGTTTCAGCTTAATTATTGCATTGGACTGCGGTATCAAGGCAATCGATAAAATCGATTACGCAAACAGTAAAGGAATTGATTTTATCATTGGCGATCACCACCTTCCCGGTGAGGAACTTCCCAAAGCCTATGCCGTATTAGATCCCAAGCGTGCAGACTGTGAATATCCCTACAAAGAACTTTCAGGTTGTGGAATAGGCTTTAAGATTATTCAGGCTTTTATACTGACCAATGGTATGGATATCAACGCCTGCTACCAGTTTTTGGACCTTGTAGCCGTGAGTATCGCTTCGGACATTGTTCCTATAACCGGTGAAAATAGAATACTCAGCCACTTTGGCCTCATCAAACTCAATACGAATCCCTGCGTCGGACTAAAGGCACTGATTGATTTATCAAACAATCGAACGAAGATCTTTACAGTTAATGACATCGTGTTCCAGATCGGCCCACGCATTAATGCTGCGGGCAGAATAGACCATGCCAAGGACGCCGTCAAACTTTTGATCTCCAAATCGCTACAGGAAGCCAAAGATTTCAGTTCGAGCATAGACGATCAAAACAATGTACGTAAAGACTTTGATCTCAAAATAACAGAAGAAGCGCTTGCACTGATTGAGGATAATGTTCTTCTTAAAAGCCGAAAATCCACGGTATTGTATAAAGCCGACTGGCACAAGGGGGTCATTGGTATCGTCGCTTCCCGACTGACCGAAAAATATTACCGTCCGACGATTATATTGACCGAAACAAATGGTCATATTGCAGGTTCCTGCCGTTCGGTACTGGGCTTTGACTTGTATGAAGCCTTAAGCGAATGCGCCGATCTATTGGAGCAATTTGGTGGTCATAAATATGCTGCCGGACTAACGATGTCCTTAGATAATGTCACGCTATTCCAGGATCGTTTTGAGGAAGTGGTATCGCGACGTATCAGTCCTGAAATGCTGACTCAAGAAATTTTGATCGATGCAAAGTTAGCGTTGAAGGATATCGACGCCAAGTTCTTCCGTATTCTCCAGCAGTTTGAACCTTTCGGCCCCCAAAATGAATCCCCTATTTTCCTTAGTAAAAAGGTAAATGCCGTAGGACAGGCTTTTATTGTAGGCACCAATCACCTCAAGATGACGGTTGTTCAAGAAGACTCTCCTTCATTTGACTGTATCGGTTTTGGACTGGCAGAGCATATCACACATATCAATTCTGGGCAAAGTTTCGACATCTGCTACAGCATTGAAGAGAATGTGTGGCGCAACAAAAGAAACTTACAGCTCAACATCAAAGGGATTAAGTATTAG
- the lptB gene encoding LPS export ABC transporter ATP-binding protein has product MILKAEHLIKKYKQRTVVNNVSFHVEQGEIVGLLGPNGAGKTTSFYMIVGLIKPNEGKVFLDDQEITQDAMYQRAQRGIGYLAQEASVFRKLSVENNILAVLEIHYPNKEERLAKLEELLTEFSLHRVRKNRGDLLSGGERRRTEIARALAANPSFILLDEPFAGVDPIAVEEIQTIVAKLKTRNIGILITDHNVQETLSITDRAYLLTEGKIMLTGTPEEIADNELARKFYLGRHFELRRKKF; this is encoded by the coding sequence ATGATTTTAAAGGCAGAACATCTCATAAAAAAATACAAGCAGCGTACCGTTGTCAACAATGTTTCCTTTCATGTGGAACAAGGAGAGATTGTCGGGTTATTGGGCCCTAATGGGGCAGGAAAAACGACCTCATTCTATATGATTGTTGGTCTTATCAAGCCCAACGAAGGGAAAGTATTTCTCGACGATCAGGAGATTACGCAGGATGCGATGTACCAACGCGCGCAACGTGGGATAGGCTATCTCGCTCAGGAAGCATCAGTTTTTCGGAAGCTCTCCGTAGAAAACAACATCCTGGCGGTATTAGAAATCCATTATCCGAATAAGGAAGAACGTCTGGCAAAACTGGAAGAACTACTCACAGAATTCAGCTTACACCGTGTCCGTAAAAACAGAGGTGATTTGTTGTCCGGTGGTGAGCGTCGACGTACCGAAATTGCGCGAGCATTAGCTGCTAATCCATCCTTTATTCTTCTCGATGAACCTTTTGCAGGGGTTGACCCGATCGCTGTAGAAGAAATTCAAACGATCGTAGCCAAGCTTAAAACCCGTAATATCGGCATCTTAATTACCGACCACAACGTCCAGGAAACCCTATCTATTACGGACAGGGCCTACCTCCTGACCGAAGGAAAGATTATGCTGACGGGTACCCCTGAGGAAATTGCAGATAATGAACTTGCCCGTAAATTCTATCTCGGTCGACATTTTGAATTAAGAAGGAAAAAATTTTAA
- a CDS encoding GH3 auxin-responsive promoter family protein, with the protein MALLNSIFTWFMKKRIHQIELFMKYPHDVQEEWFQSLIATAEATEWGKKYDYTSILTPEIFKERVPIQDYDDIKGYVDRMIKGEQNILWPSDIKWFAKSSGTTSDRSKFIPVSEEALEECHFQGGKDMLTIYCHNRPENRVFTGKSVVIGGSSQINNFSPDSYYGDLSSILIRNLPFWAEFKRTPNMEVTLNPNFEEKIEQIAQITLKENVTSLAGVPTWNIVMAKRILEITGKDNLLEVWPNLEFYGHGGVSFKPYREQFQKLIPSDNMYYLENYNASEGYFGLQDQSDSEDLLLMLDYGIYYEFLPTERMHEENPSTLRLDQVELGKNYALIISTNAGLWRYKIGDTIRFTSLSPYRFQISGRTKQYINTFGEEVIVDNAEQALAEASKLTQARIRDYTAGPVYFKDAEAGAHEWVIEFEQQPNDFKRFCEILDAKLREINSDYDAKRFKNMALRPPIVHNAPEDTFYKWMKSRGKLGGQNKVPRLSNSREYLEPLLKILAE; encoded by the coding sequence ATGGCCTTATTAAACTCCATTTTTACTTGGTTCATGAAAAAAAGAATTCACCAGATTGAACTTTTCATGAAGTACCCACATGATGTACAGGAAGAATGGTTTCAGAGTTTAATTGCCACTGCTGAAGCAACGGAATGGGGAAAAAAATACGACTATACAAGTATATTAACGCCAGAAATCTTCAAAGAACGTGTCCCGATACAGGACTACGATGATATTAAGGGTTACGTTGATCGCATGATAAAAGGCGAACAAAATATCCTGTGGCCTTCTGATATCAAATGGTTTGCCAAATCCTCGGGTACCACATCTGATCGTAGCAAATTTATTCCCGTTAGTGAGGAAGCACTCGAAGAGTGTCACTTCCAGGGCGGTAAGGATATGCTTACAATCTATTGTCATAATAGACCCGAAAACCGCGTATTTACGGGAAAATCTGTTGTTATTGGCGGTTCTTCACAGATCAACAATTTCAGTCCGGATTCCTATTACGGGGATCTTTCTTCAATCCTAATCCGTAACCTTCCTTTCTGGGCCGAATTTAAGCGAACGCCCAATATGGAGGTTACTTTAAACCCAAACTTTGAAGAGAAAATTGAGCAGATTGCCCAAATTACACTCAAAGAAAATGTAACGAGCTTAGCTGGCGTACCGACATGGAATATTGTTATGGCCAAACGTATTCTGGAGATTACAGGCAAAGACAACTTGCTTGAGGTATGGCCAAATCTAGAATTTTATGGACATGGCGGAGTGAGCTTCAAACCTTACCGCGAGCAATTCCAAAAATTGATCCCTTCGGACAACATGTATTATCTCGAGAATTATAATGCCTCAGAAGGATATTTTGGCTTACAGGATCAATCTGATTCGGAAGATCTTCTGCTCATGCTAGATTATGGTATTTATTACGAATTCTTACCTACTGAACGAATGCACGAAGAAAATCCGTCAACCTTACGTTTGGATCAGGTGGAGCTTGGCAAAAACTATGCATTGATCATTTCAACCAATGCGGGTTTGTGGCGTTATAAAATCGGAGATACCATCAGGTTTACTTCATTGTCTCCGTATCGTTTTCAGATCTCCGGACGAACCAAACAATATATTAACACTTTTGGCGAAGAGGTTATTGTTGACAACGCCGAACAAGCCTTGGCCGAAGCGAGCAAATTGACACAGGCACGTATCAGAGATTATACCGCTGGACCGGTCTATTTTAAAGATGCCGAGGCCGGAGCACACGAATGGGTGATCGAATTTGAACAACAGCCCAATGATTTCAAGCGTTTTTGTGAAATATTGGATGCTAAACTCCGTGAAATCAATTCGGATTATGACGCCAAACGTTTTAAGAATATGGCGCTTCGACCGCCTATTGTACACAATGCGCCCGAAGATACATTCTATAAATGGATGAAATCAAGAGGTAAGCTAGGTGGACAAAATAAGGTTCCAAGATTGAGTAACAGCCGCGAATATCTCGAGCCGCTCCTGAAAATACTCGCCGAATAA